The following is a genomic window from Staphylococcus capitis subsp. capitis.
TCCCTAGTTATCTTATTATAGTCATTTTCCTTTTAATCTTAATTAATCTGATTATTACATTTCCTATCTTACGTAAGTTTAAGGTCGCAACTCCGATCTTTAAGCCATTATTCGCATGGCAAATGAATCGTGTACTATTATGGATTTATCTTATAGTTCTTATTTGTGTAATGTTTGCGAACCAACCAAGTATATTCCAAAGTATCGTCTTGAACTTTGAGGTTGTGTTATCATTAGTGATGTATATCCAAGGTTTAAGCGTTATACATTTCTTCGGTAAAGCTAAGAGATGGCCGAATGCTGTAACGATTTTATTAATGGTAGTGGGGACACTACTTACACCGATGACACATATCGTTGGTTTACTTGGAGTTATTGATTTATGTATTAATTTAAAACGAATTATTAAAAAATGATTATTAACTAAGTGATTAGAGGTGGAAGAATGAACCGTCAATCCACTAAAAAAGCATTGCTCATACCTTTTATACTAATGGTACTTACAGCCATTGCATTAGTCATCGTATGGTTTATTTTCAACCAAATTGTCGCTGGCATTGGTGCAGCAATCCTCGTCGTGATGATTATCATTAGTGGCGTGTTATTGAGACAAGCTTTTCTTAAAATGGATAATTATGTGGATGATTTAAGTGGTCACATCTCGGCAAGTAGCAATAAAGCAATCAAACATTTGCCGATTGGGATGATTGTGTTAGATGAAGATAACCACATTGAATGGATGAACCAATTCATGACAGAACACGTTGAAACTAATGTGATTTCTGAAAATGTAAACGAAGTCTTTCCTAACATATTGAAACAATTAGAAAAAGTACAAGAAGTAGAAATTGAACATAACAATTATCATTACCATGTGCGATATTCAGAGAATGAACATTGTTTATATTTCTTTGATATCACAGAAAGTGTACATACCAACGAGTTGTATGAAGATTCAAAGCCAATTATCGCAACGTTGTTCTTAGACAATTATGACGAGATTACGCAGAATATGAACGATACACAACGTTCAGAAATCAACTCAATGGTTACACGTGTCATTAGCAGATGGGCACAAGAATACAATATTTATTTCAAACGTTATAATTCTGATCAATTCGTTGCATATCTTAACCAAAAGATATTAGCAGAACTTGAAGATTCAAACTTTGAAATTTTAAGTCAGTTGAGAGAGAAAAGTGTCGGTTACCGTGCACAACTCACTTTAAGTATCGGTGTCGGTGAAGGTACAGAGAACCTTATCGACCTAGGGGATTTATCACAATCTGGTTTAGACTTAGCACTCGGTCGAGGAGGTGACCAAGTTGCCATTAAAAATATGAATGGTAACGTTCGCTTCTACGGTGGTAAGACTGACCCTATGGAGAAACGTACGCGTGTACGTGCCCGAGTAATTTCTCACGCACTTAAAGACATCTTAACTGAAGGCGACAAGGTAATTATTATGGGACATAAACGCCCTGATTTAGATGCAATTGGTGCAGCAATTGGTGTCTCACGTTTTGCATTAATGAATAATTTAGAAGCCTTTGTCGTTCTCAATGATTCAGATATTGATCCGACTTTACGTCGTGTCATGGACGAAATTGATAAGAAACCAGAATTAAAAGAACGCTTTGTCACTTCAGATGAAGCTTGGGATATGATGACGTCTAAGACGACAGTCGTTGTCGTGGATACGCACAAGCCTGAAATGGTCTTAGATGAAAATGTCTTAAATAAAGCAAACCGTAAAGTCATTATTGACCACCATAGACGTGGCGAAAGCTTTATTTCAAACCCATTATTGGTATATATGGAACCATATGCAAGTTCAACTGCAGAGCTTGTTACTGAATTATTAGAATATCAACCAACTGAACAAAGATTGACACGTTTAGAATCAACAGTCATGTATGCAGGTATTATAGTAGATACTAGAAACTTCACATTAAGAACAGGTTCAAGAACATTTGATGCTGCAAGTTATTTACGTGCGCATGGTGCAGATACAATCTTAACGCAACACTTCTTAAAAGATGATGTAGATACTTATATTAATCGTTCAGAACTTATTAGAACGGTTCAATTACAAGATCATGGCGTAGCAATTGCTCATGGTTCAAATGATAAAATCTACCATCCTGTTACGGTTGCACAAGCAGCCGACGAGTTGTTAAGTTTAGAAGGTATCGAGGCATCTTATGTTGTGGCTAAACGTGAAGATAACCTTATTGGTATCTCTGCACGTTCACTAGGTTCTATCAACGTTCAATTAACGATGGAAGCATTAGGTGGTGGTGGACACCTTACAAACGCTGCCACTCAAATTAAAGGTGTCACTATAGAAGAGGCTATAGAACAATTACAGCAAGCAATTACAGAACAAATGAGTAGGAGTGAAGATGCATGAAAGTAATTTTCAAACAAGATGTTAAAGGTAAAGGTAAAAAAGGCGAAGTAAAAGACGTACCAGTAGGTTACGCAAACAACTTCTTACTTAAAAACAACTATGCTGTAGAAGCAACTCCTGGTAACTTAAAACAATTAGAACAACAAAATAAACGTGCTGAAGCAGACAGACAACAAGAAATTGATGATGCGAAAGCACTTAAAGAAAAATTAGAAAACATCGAAGTTGAAGTATCAGCTAAAACAGGTGAAGGCGGTAAATTGTTTGGTTCAATCAGTACTAAACAAATTGCCGAAGCATTAAATAAACAACATGATATTAAAATTGATAAACGTAAAATGGACTTACCACATGGTATCCATGCGTTAGGTTATACAAATGTGCCAGTAAAATTAGATAAAGAAGTAGAAGGTACAATTAGAGTACACACAGTAGAACAGTAATTCCAAAAATAACAAAGATGGATTGAAATAAGAGGTGTAAAACAAACAATGGATGGAATGTATGAGCAAAATCAAATGCCGCATAGCAATGAAGCTGAACAATCTGTCTTAGGTGCCATTATTATAGATCCAGAATTGATTAATACAACTCAGGAAGTCCTCCTTCCTGAGTCGTTTTATAGAGGCGCCCATCAACATATCTTCCGTGCAATGATGCATCTTAATGAAGATAACAAAGAAATCGACGTTGTCACACTTATGGATCAACTATCTAGTGATGGAAGCTTAAGTGAAGCGGGTGGCCCTCAATATCTCGCAGAGCTATCGACTAACGTTCCAACAACGCGAAACGTTCAATATTATACAGATATCGTCTTTAAACACGCGTTAAAACGTAAGTTAATTCAAACGGCAGATAGTATTGCAAATGATGGCTATAATGATGAATTAGAACTAGATACAATCCTAAGTGATGCCGAAAGACGTATCCTTGAACTTTCTTCTACAAGAGAAAGTGACGGGTTTAAAGATATTAGAGATGTCTTAGGACAAGTGTATGAGACTGCCGAAGAACTCGACCAAAATAGTGGTCAAACGCCTGGTATTCCAACAGGTTATCGAGATCTCGACCAAATGACTGCTGGGTTTAACCGTAATGATTTAATCATCTTAGCGGCTCGTCCTTCCGTGGGTAAGACTGCCTTCGCTCTTAATATTGCCCAAAAAGTTGCGACACATGAAGATATGTTTACAATAGGCATATTCTCGCTTGAGATGGGTGCAGACCAGTTAGCAACGCGTATGATTTGTAGTTCAGGTAACGTAGATTCAAACCGCTTAAGAACTGGTACGATGACAGAAGAAGACTGGAGTCGTTTTACGATTGCAGTTGGTAAATTATCAAAAACTAAGATTTTTATCGATGATACACCAGGTATTCGTATTAATGACTTACGATCTAAATGTCGCCGTCTTAAACAAGAACACGGCTTAGATATGATAGTGATTGACTATCTACAATTAATTCAAGGTAGCGGTTCTCGATTCTCAGACAACCGTCAACAAGAAGTATCAGAAATCTCACGTACACTTAAAGCCATTGCCCGTGAACTAGAATGCCCAGTTATCGCACTGAGTCAGCTTTCACGTGGTGTTGAACAACGTCAGGATAAACGTCCAATGATGAGTGATATTCGTGAATCTGGGTCTATCGAGCAAGACGCTGATATCGTTGCTTTCTTATACCGTGATGATTACTACAATCGTGGCGAGGATGAAGATGATGACGATGATACAGGCTTTGAGCCACAAACGAATGATGATAACGGTGAAATTGAAATCATAATTGCTAAACAACGTAACGGCCCAACAGGAACTGTGAAACTTCATTTCATGAAACAATATAATAAATTTACAGACATTGATTATGCTCATGCAGAAATGACATAAAATTTATTTTCCGTACAATAAACTTATTTTTTAGCTTTATTGTACGGTTTTTATTTTGTTTTCATTCTTTGCAATCACTTGAAGTATGTATATCATTTTCCGGAAAATGAACTCAAAAGCACTGATAACACAACGATGAAACTGTATAAAAAGCAAAAACAAGATGAATCAATTGCAAAAAACCTAAACAAATTTAATGTTCGATTTTTATTTGCAATCTCATAGGCATATTGGTAGAATATCTAATGGTTAAACGAGAAAAACTTGGAGGTGCTCTTATGTCATCAATCGTAGTAGTTGGGACACAATGGGGAGACGAAGGTAAAGGTAAAATCACAGATTTCTTAGCAGAACAAGCAGATGTTATCGCTAGATTCTCAGGTGGTAATAATGCAGGACACACAATTCAATTTGGTGGAAAAACATACAAATTACATTTGGTACCATCAGGTATCTTTTATAAAGATAAATTAGCAGTTATCGGTAACGGTGTAGTTGTAGATCCAGTAGCATTATTGAAAGAATTAGACGGTTTAAATGAACGTGGTATTTCAACTAACAACTTACGTATCTCTAACCGTGCACAAGTCATCTTACCTTATCACCTAGCTCAAGACGAATATGAAGAACGTCGTCGAGGAGATAATAAAATCGGTACAACTAAAAAAGGTATCGGCCCAGCATACGTAGATAAAGCACAACGTATTGGTATTCGAGTAGCAGACTTATTAGAGAAAGAAACATTCGAACGTCGTCTTAAAGAAAACATTGAATATAAAAATGCTTATTTCAAAGGAATGTTCAACGAAACATGCCCTACGTTTGATGAAATCTTTGACGAGTACTATGCAGCAGGTCAACGCTTAAAAGAATATGTCACTGACACAGCTAAAATCTTGGATGATGCTAATGTTGCAGACGGCAAAGTATTATTCGAAGGTGCCCAAGGTGTCATGTTAGACATCGACCATGGTACTTACCCATTCGTTACGTCAAGTAACCCAGTTGCTGGTAATGTCACAGTAGGTACAGGTGTAGGTCCTACATCAGTTTCTAAAGTCATCGGTGTATGTAAATCATATACGTCACGTGTAGGTGATGGTCCATTCCCTACAGAATTATTCGATGAAGATGGTCATCACATTAGAGAAGTAGGTCGTGAATATGGTACAACAACAGGACGTCCACGCCGTGTAGGTTGGTTTGACTCAGTGGTACTACGTCATTCACGTCGCGTAAGTGGTATCACAGATCTTTCAATCAACTCTATCGACGTTTTAACAGGTTTAGATACAGTTAAAATTTGTACAGCATATGAGTTAGATGGCGAAGAAATCACTGAATACCCAGCTAACTTAGATCAATTAAGACGCTGTAAACCAATCTTCGAAGAACTTCCAGGTTGGACAGAAGATATCACAGGCTGCCGCAGTTTAGAAGAACTCCCTGAAAATGCACGCAAATACCTAGAGCGTATTTCAGAATTATGTGGCGTACACATTTCAATCTTCTCTGTAGGCCCAGACCGTGAACAAACAAACCTATTAGAACAATTATGGTAAAACAAAGTATAAAAGAAAGCTGAGATCATAAATGATATCCTAGCTTCAAAAAGACCGACTCGTTTCATTACAACGAGTCGGTCTTACTTTATTTATATAGAAGAAAGTAGTTGAATACGTAATATATAATTCCGTTTTAAACGGTGCCATCAACACTTTTATAGCAATATTTCTCATTTATTAACCCTTAAAAAATATTGTTAAATTTATGTAAAAAATAGCTTGTCACGAAAAGATGAGCTATGCTATAATCTATTTTGTGCTTAAGAACGGCTCCTTGGTCAAGCGGTTAAGACACCGCCCTTTCACGGCGGTAACACGGGTTCGAGTCCCGTAGGAGTCACCATGATAGGTCCCGTAGTGTAGCGGTTAACACGCCTGCCTGTCACGCAGGAGATCGCGGGTTCGATTCCCGTCGGGACCGTATTGCCTACCCAATAGGGTAGGCATTTTTTTATACCTACATATCCGTTTTATTCCTGTTACAATCCATCCACTCATATAATATCCTCGCCCACACATAACGCTCACTTTACAATATCCATGACGTTGCAATAAAAACTTAACATTTACGCTATTTGTTTACATTTTCAAAAGGGAGAATCGCATAAGCATACGTCTTACACCAAATATTTATATTACAAAATAATGAAAATACTGATATATAGATAATTTGAGCTATTTGCAACTGTTCAACATATTTTGTAATACAGTATTTCAATGGTAAAATTATAAATAATATTATTCTATAATTTTTAATACAAAAATAGAATTACCCGTTCATAAATGGTAAATTATATATTAGGTAACTATGCGCTATATATATTACATACATCACCTTTCACAAGGTATAATAGAGAAAAATATAGCCTTCACATAATTAAACGAACGGAAGAATTACACTTTGAGAAAAGAGGTTAAAATATATGGCTAGAAAAGTTGTTGTTGTCGACGATGAAAAACCAATTGCTGATATTTTAGAATTTAATTTGAAGAAAGAGGGATACGAAGTATTCTGCGCTTACGATGGTAACGATGCAGTAGATTTAATCTATGAAGAAGAACCAGATATCGTACTCTTAGACATCATGTTACCAGGCAGAGATGGCATGGAAGTATGTCGCGAAGTACGTAAAAAATTCGAAATGCCAATCATCATGTTAACAGCGAAAGACTCAGAAATTGATAAAGTATTAGGACTTGAACTTGGTGCAGACGACTATGTAACAAAACCTTTCAGCACGCGTGAACTTATCGCACGTGTGAAAGCAAACTTACGTCGCCATTATTCACAACCAGCTCAAGAAGTGAGTGGCGCTACAAATGAAATAACAATCAAAGATATCGTCATCTACCCAGACGCTTACTCAATTAAAAAATGTGGTGAAGATATCGAATTAACACATCGTGAATTTGAATTATTCCACTACCTTTCTAAACATATGGGTCAAGTAATGACACGTGAACATTTATTACAAACAGTGTGGGGTTATGATTATTTCGGTGACGTACGTACAGTTGACGTAACGATTCGTCGTTTACGCGAAAAAATTGAAGACGATCCATCGCACCCAGAATACATTGTGACACGTAGAGGCGTTGGATACTTCCTCCAACAACATGATTAGAGGCAACATCCTATGAAGTGGCTTAAACAATTACAATCCCTTCACACTAAACTCGTTATTGTTTATGTATTACTGATTATTATTGGTATGCAAATCATCGGTTTGTATTTTACTAATAGTTTAGAAAAAGAATTACTCGATAATTTTAAAAAGAACATAACGCAATATGCGAAGCAGTTAGATGTTAATATAGAAAAAGTTTATAACGATAATGACAAAGGTACGGTAAACGCTCAAAAGGATATCCAAAACCTTTTGAGTGAATATGCCAACCGTCAAGAAATCGGAGAAATTCGCTTCGTTGATAAAGATCAAATCATTATGGCTACGACAAAGCAGTCTAACCGTAGTCTAATTAATCAAAAAGCGAATGACGGTTCCGTCCAAAAGGCACTTTCTCTCGGTGAAACCAACAACCACATGGTCCTTAAA
Proteins encoded in this region:
- a CDS encoding DHH family phosphoesterase, whose product is MNRQSTKKALLIPFILMVLTAIALVIVWFIFNQIVAGIGAAILVVMIIISGVLLRQAFLKMDNYVDDLSGHISASSNKAIKHLPIGMIVLDEDNHIEWMNQFMTEHVETNVISENVNEVFPNILKQLEKVQEVEIEHNNYHYHVRYSENEHCLYFFDITESVHTNELYEDSKPIIATLFLDNYDEITQNMNDTQRSEINSMVTRVISRWAQEYNIYFKRYNSDQFVAYLNQKILAELEDSNFEILSQLREKSVGYRAQLTLSIGVGEGTENLIDLGDLSQSGLDLALGRGGDQVAIKNMNGNVRFYGGKTDPMEKRTRVRARVISHALKDILTEGDKVIIMGHKRPDLDAIGAAIGVSRFALMNNLEAFVVLNDSDIDPTLRRVMDEIDKKPELKERFVTSDEAWDMMTSKTTVVVVDTHKPEMVLDENVLNKANRKVIIDHHRRGESFISNPLLVYMEPYASSTAELVTELLEYQPTEQRLTRLESTVMYAGIIVDTRNFTLRTGSRTFDAASYLRAHGADTILTQHFLKDDVDTYINRSELIRTVQLQDHGVAIAHGSNDKIYHPVTVAQAADELLSLEGIEASYVVAKREDNLIGISARSLGSINVQLTMEALGGGGHLTNAATQIKGVTIEEAIEQLQQAITEQMSRSEDA
- the rplI gene encoding 50S ribosomal protein L9; this translates as MKVIFKQDVKGKGKKGEVKDVPVGYANNFLLKNNYAVEATPGNLKQLEQQNKRAEADRQQEIDDAKALKEKLENIEVEVSAKTGEGGKLFGSISTKQIAEALNKQHDIKIDKRKMDLPHGIHALGYTNVPVKLDKEVEGTIRVHTVEQ
- the dnaB gene encoding replicative DNA helicase, which translates into the protein MDGMYEQNQMPHSNEAEQSVLGAIIIDPELINTTQEVLLPESFYRGAHQHIFRAMMHLNEDNKEIDVVTLMDQLSSDGSLSEAGGPQYLAELSTNVPTTRNVQYYTDIVFKHALKRKLIQTADSIANDGYNDELELDTILSDAERRILELSSTRESDGFKDIRDVLGQVYETAEELDQNSGQTPGIPTGYRDLDQMTAGFNRNDLIILAARPSVGKTAFALNIAQKVATHEDMFTIGIFSLEMGADQLATRMICSSGNVDSNRLRTGTMTEEDWSRFTIAVGKLSKTKIFIDDTPGIRINDLRSKCRRLKQEHGLDMIVIDYLQLIQGSGSRFSDNRQQEVSEISRTLKAIARELECPVIALSQLSRGVEQRQDKRPMMSDIRESGSIEQDADIVAFLYRDDYYNRGEDEDDDDDTGFEPQTNDDNGEIEIIIAKQRNGPTGTVKLHFMKQYNKFTDIDYAHAEMT
- a CDS encoding adenylosuccinate synthase — protein: MSSIVVVGTQWGDEGKGKITDFLAEQADVIARFSGGNNAGHTIQFGGKTYKLHLVPSGIFYKDKLAVIGNGVVVDPVALLKELDGLNERGISTNNLRISNRAQVILPYHLAQDEYEERRRGDNKIGTTKKGIGPAYVDKAQRIGIRVADLLEKETFERRLKENIEYKNAYFKGMFNETCPTFDEIFDEYYAAGQRLKEYVTDTAKILDDANVADGKVLFEGAQGVMLDIDHGTYPFVTSSNPVAGNVTVGTGVGPTSVSKVIGVCKSYTSRVGDGPFPTELFDEDGHHIREVGREYGTTTGRPRRVGWFDSVVLRHSRRVSGITDLSINSIDVLTGLDTVKICTAYELDGEEITEYPANLDQLRRCKPIFEELPGWTEDITGCRSLEELPENARKYLERISELCGVHISIFSVGPDREQTNLLEQLW
- the yycF gene encoding response regulator YycF, producing MARKVVVVDDEKPIADILEFNLKKEGYEVFCAYDGNDAVDLIYEEEPDIVLLDIMLPGRDGMEVCREVRKKFEMPIIMLTAKDSEIDKVLGLELGADDYVTKPFSTRELIARVKANLRRHYSQPAQEVSGATNEITIKDIVIYPDAYSIKKCGEDIELTHREFELFHYLSKHMGQVMTREHLLQTVWGYDYFGDVRTVDVTIRRLREKIEDDPSHPEYIVTRRGVGYFLQQHD